In one window of Azotobacter salinestris DNA:
- the hisA gene encoding 1-(5-phosphoribosyl)-5-[(5-phosphoribosylamino)methylideneamino]imidazole-4-carboxamide isomerase: MLIIPAIDLKDGACVRLRQGLMEDATVFSNDPVAMAAKWVEAGCRRLHLVDLNGAFEGQPVNGEVVTAIAKRYPSLPIQIGGGIRSLETIEHYVRAGVGYVIIGTKAVKQPEFVGEACRAFPGKVIVGLDAKDGFVATDGWAEVSTVQVVDLARRFEADGVSAIVYTDIAKDGMMQGCNVEATAALAIATRIPVIASGGIHNLGDIQKLLDARAPGIVGAITGRAIYEGTLDVAEAQALCDSFQ; encoded by the coding sequence ATGCTGATTATCCCCGCAATCGATCTCAAGGACGGTGCCTGCGTGCGCCTGCGCCAGGGCCTGATGGAGGATGCCACGGTGTTCTCTAACGACCCGGTGGCGATGGCCGCCAAATGGGTCGAGGCCGGCTGCCGCCGTCTGCACCTGGTCGACCTCAACGGCGCCTTCGAGGGCCAGCCGGTCAACGGCGAGGTGGTCACCGCCATCGCCAAACGCTACCCGAGCCTGCCGATCCAGATCGGCGGCGGCATCCGTTCGCTGGAGACCATCGAGCACTACGTCAGGGCCGGGGTCGGCTACGTGATCATTGGCACCAAGGCGGTCAAGCAGCCGGAGTTCGTCGGCGAGGCCTGCCGCGCCTTCCCCGGCAAGGTGATCGTCGGTCTGGACGCCAAGGACGGTTTCGTCGCCACCGACGGCTGGGCCGAGGTCAGCACCGTGCAGGTCGTCGACCTGGCCAGGCGCTTCGAGGCCGACGGCGTCTCCGCCATCGTCTACACCGATATCGCCAAGGACGGCATGATGCAGGGCTGCAACGTCGAGGCCACCGCAGCCCTGGCCATCGCCACCCGCATCCCGGTGATCGCCTCCGGCGGTATCCACAACCTCGGTGACATCCAGAAGCTGCTGGACGCGCGTGCCCCGGGCATCGTCGGCGCCATCACCGGCCGTGCCATCTATGAAGGCACCCTCGACGTGGCCGAAGCCCAGGCGCTGTGCGACAGTTTCCAGTGA
- the hisB gene encoding imidazoleglycerol-phosphate dehydratase HisB codes for MAERTACVERNTLETQIKVSINLDGTGKARFAIGVPFLEHMLDQIARHGLIDLDIECRGDLHIDDHHTVEDVGITLGQAFAKAIGDKKGIVRYGHSYVPLDEALSRVVIDFSGRPGLSMHVPYTRARVGSFDVDLFQEFFQGFVNHAQVTLHIDNLRGSNTHHQIETVFKAFGRALRMAIELDPRMAGQTPSTKGCL; via the coding sequence ATGGCCGAACGTACGGCTTGCGTCGAGCGCAACACCCTGGAGACCCAGATCAAGGTCTCGATCAACCTGGACGGCACCGGCAAGGCCCGGTTCGCCATCGGCGTGCCCTTCCTCGAGCACATGCTCGACCAGATCGCCCGCCACGGCCTGATCGACCTGGATATCGAGTGCCGGGGCGACCTGCATATCGACGACCATCACACCGTGGAAGACGTCGGCATCACCCTCGGCCAGGCCTTCGCCAAGGCCATCGGCGACAAGAAGGGCATCGTCCGCTACGGCCACTCCTACGTGCCGCTGGACGAGGCACTGTCGCGTGTGGTGATCGACTTCTCCGGCCGTCCTGGCCTCTCGATGCACGTGCCCTACACCCGCGCCCGGGTCGGCAGCTTCGACGTGGACCTGTTCCAGGAGTTCTTCCAGGGCTTCGTCAACCACGCGCAAGTGACCCTGCACATCGACAACCTGCGCGGCAGCAACACCCATCACCAGATCGAGACGGTGTTCAAGGCCTTCGGCCGTGCCCTGCGCATGGCCATCGAGCTCGATCCGCGCATGGCCGGGCAGACGCCTTCCACCAAGGGGTGCCTGTGA
- the hisH gene encoding imidazole glycerol phosphate synthase subunit HisH, which produces MQTVAVIDYGMGNLHSVAKALEHVGAGRVLITSDAQVIREADRVVFPGVGAIRDCMAEIRRLGFDALVREVSANRPFLGICVGMQALMEHSEENGGVDCIGLFPGRVRFFGKDLVEDGEHLKVPHMGWNEVAQSVDHPLWHNIPDHGRFYFVHSYYIEAGNPRQVVGRGHYGVDFAAALAEGSRFAVQFHPEKSHTHGLQLLQNFAAWDGRW; this is translated from the coding sequence ATGCAGACGGTAGCCGTGATCGACTATGGCATGGGCAACCTGCACTCGGTGGCCAAGGCGCTGGAGCACGTCGGCGCCGGCCGGGTGCTGATCACCAGTGACGCTCAGGTGATCCGCGAGGCCGACCGGGTAGTGTTCCCCGGCGTTGGCGCGATCCGCGACTGCATGGCCGAGATCCGTCGGCTGGGTTTCGACGCCCTGGTCCGCGAAGTGAGCGCCAACCGGCCGTTCCTCGGCATCTGCGTCGGCATGCAGGCGTTGATGGAGCACAGCGAGGAGAACGGCGGGGTCGACTGCATCGGCCTGTTCCCCGGACGGGTGCGCTTCTTCGGCAAGGATCTGGTCGAGGACGGCGAACACCTCAAGGTGCCGCACATGGGCTGGAACGAGGTCGCCCAGAGCGTCGACCATCCGCTCTGGCACAACATCCCGGACCACGGCCGCTTCTACTTCGTGCACAGCTACTACATCGAGGCCGGCAATCCGCGCCAGGTGGTCGGCCGCGGCCACTACGGGGTCGACTTCGCCGCCGCGCTGGCCGAGGGCTCGCGCTTCGCCGTGCAGTTCCACCCGGAAAAGAGCCATACCCACGGTCTGCAGCTGCTGCAGAACTTCGCCGCCTGGGACGGGCGCTGGTAG